One Spinacia oleracea cultivar Varoflay chromosome 4, BTI_SOV_V1, whole genome shotgun sequence DNA segment encodes these proteins:
- the LOC110801908 gene encoding septum-promoting GTP-binding protein 1, which produces MGQSINEATGKMTQLCRKIVRVNIKWPEILDRVTVIRRFFRFIWNRILVCSCGNTNFKSPATAQYHRLNYPNSPETVEEFEVTGLRSGYESDSNLVNLKISLLGDCQIGKTSFVIKYVGDEQQRRSLQMKGLNLMDKTLVVKGARIAFSIWDVAGDHDSLDHVPIACKDAVAILFMFDLTSRCTLNSVIGWYNQARKWNQTAIPILIGTKFDDFVRLPPDLQWTIATQARAYAKAMDATLFFSSATHNINVNKIFKFIMAKLFNLPWTVQRNLTIGEPIIDF; this is translated from the exons atggGACAGAGCATCAATGAAGCCACCGGAAAGATGACGCAACTTTGCCGGAAAATTGTTCGTGTTAACATCAAATGGCCGGAAATTCTTGATCGAGTCACCGTCATCCGCCGGTTCTTCCGGTTTATTTGGAACAGGATTCTTGTTTGTTCTTGTGGTAATACTAACTTTAAATCACCGGCTACGGCTCAGTACCACCGTCTCAACTACCCCAATTCGCCGGAAACAGTCGAGGAGTTTGAGGTGACTGGTTTACGAAGTGGGTATGAGAGTGATTCTAATTTGGTTAATCTCAAGATTAGTTTGTTGGGTGATTGCCAAATTGGCAAAACTAGCTTTGTT ATTAAATATGTAGGAGATGAACAACAGAGGAGAAGTTTGCAGATGAAAGGGTTGAATTTGATGGATAAAACATTAGTTGTTAAAGGAGCTCGCATTGCTTTTAGCATTTGGGATGTTGCAG GTGATCATGATTCCCTAGATCATGTACCAATAGCTTGTAAAGATGCAGTTGCAATCTTGTTCATGTTTGATCTTACTAGCAGATGTACTTTGAATAG TGTGATTGGATGGTATAATCAAGCAAGAAAGTGGAATCAG ACAGCAATTCCAATACTGATAGGCACCAagtttgatgattttgttaGGCTTCCTCCAGATTTGCAGTGGACTATTGCGACTCAG GCGAGAGCATATGCAAAGGCAATGGACGCAACACTTTTCTTCTCAAGTGCAACTCATAACATAAACGTGAACAAGATATTCAAGTTCATCATGGCCAAGCTCTTTAACTTGCCATGGACTGTACAGAGGAATCTCACTATTGGAGAGccaattattgatttttag